One part of the Bacteroidia bacterium genome encodes these proteins:
- a CDS encoding DUF4331 domain-containing protein: MRAKMTLARMLRTFKRGISLAVLGSLPFLLQASSHREAPLIANDPLADNTDVYAFRSPDDPNTVTLIANYVPGELPFGGPNYNSFGEGIRYEIHVDNDVSTPGDDIIYRATFTQVNEDPTTFFNIRLGQENLKTSYVLERSIDGGNTFQVIVSNGIVPPPNIGPRSIENGVVGLGAANYEALIQASIATATTGEKVYCGPADDPFYVDLGGIFDLGDSPRQNGGQVRDGLAKLNTHSIVIQVPISTLQKDGKDVSQATDILDGDFVIGVWASASRQQIQTLNTNGTLSNSGPWIQVSRLGMPLTNEAVIPIGEKDDWNSRTPYNENPAHFEYFYNPELALYMDDDQFGGAVPAFSALRIQRNSLGAFDFGNGEDGLFGLKGSSAVAGTALDDAIFGSLLLPGPGKPRSVDIWPAFHTGVPNVIPYQLATGKNGNPLAAGKPFVNNFLPNGGDMLRLNMAVPITDRNDPAFSSNGLITAAVLGLTDPAFAGNTNLQFIPNMDGFPNGRRLEDDVTRIELQAVSGVVLAAIGLWYDDFSAGNPNASPVTNQLLNVLQYSTGVESNDAPFKSVFPYLAEPWRGTEVSR, translated from the coding sequence ATGAGAGCAAAAATGACCCTTGCCCGAATGCTAAGAACCTTCAAACGAGGGATAAGCTTAGCTGTTTTGGGCAGCCTGCCTTTCCTGCTTCAGGCATCCAGCCATCGAGAAGCTCCGCTGATCGCCAATGATCCCCTTGCGGACAATACCGATGTCTATGCCTTTCGAAGCCCTGATGATCCCAATACGGTAACCCTCATCGCCAATTATGTACCAGGTGAACTTCCTTTCGGAGGCCCCAACTATAATTCTTTTGGTGAAGGTATCCGTTATGAAATCCATGTTGACAATGATGTAAGTACGCCTGGCGATGACATTATTTATCGTGCAACTTTTACCCAGGTGAATGAAGATCCGACAACCTTCTTCAACATTCGTTTGGGACAAGAAAACCTGAAAACCAGCTATGTCCTTGAAAGAAGCATAGACGGAGGAAATACTTTTCAGGTGATCGTAAGCAATGGCATTGTGCCTCCACCTAATATTGGGCCGCGCTCTATCGAAAATGGAGTAGTGGGTTTAGGTGCGGCTAACTACGAAGCCTTGATTCAGGCAAGCATTGCAACTGCCACAACAGGAGAAAAAGTGTACTGTGGTCCGGCTGATGATCCCTTCTACGTTGATCTCGGAGGAATTTTTGATCTGGGGGATTCTCCTCGGCAGAATGGAGGACAGGTAAGAGATGGCTTGGCGAAACTCAATACGCATAGTATTGTGATTCAAGTACCTATTTCTACTTTGCAGAAAGATGGCAAAGATGTTTCTCAGGCCACAGATATTCTGGATGGTGATTTTGTAATTGGCGTATGGGCTTCGGCTTCCCGTCAGCAAATCCAAACCCTCAATACAAATGGTACGCTAAGCAATTCTGGCCCCTGGATTCAGGTTTCTCGTCTGGGGATGCCTTTGACCAATGAAGCGGTTATTCCGATTGGTGAAAAAGACGATTGGAACTCACGTACTCCTTATAATGAAAATCCTGCTCATTTTGAGTATTTCTACAATCCTGAATTGGCTCTTTATATGGATGATGACCAGTTTGGAGGTGCCGTTCCTGCATTTTCAGCCTTGAGGATTCAGAGAAATTCCTTGGGAGCCTTTGATTTTGGAAATGGAGAGGATGGATTGTTCGGATTAAAAGGAAGCTCTGCAGTAGCTGGTACGGCATTGGATGATGCGATTTTCGGTAGCCTGCTACTTCCCGGACCTGGCAAACCTCGTTCAGTGGATATCTGGCCTGCTTTCCATACAGGTGTACCTAATGTGATTCCCTATCAATTGGCCACTGGAAAAAATGGAAATCCTCTGGCTGCAGGCAAACCTTTCGTCAACAATTTCCTACCCAATGGTGGTGATATGCTGCGACTCAATATGGCGGTTCCAATTACAGACAGAAATGATCCTGCGTTTAGCTCGAATGGATTGATTACTGCTGCCGTTTTGGGATTGACTGATCCTGCTTTTGCCGGAAATACCAATTTGCAATTCATTCCAAATATGGATGGTTTTCCCAATGGTCGAAGATTGGAAGATGATGTGACTCGTATCGAATTACAAGCTGTTTCGGGAGTAGTACTTGCAGCCATCGGCCTTTGGTATGATGATTTTTCTGCCGGCAATCCTAATGCATCCCCTGTAACAAACCAATTGCTCAATGTGCTTCAATATTCTACCGGAGTTGAAAGCAATGATGCACCTTTTAAATCAGTATTCCCATATCTGGCTGAACCCTGGAGAGGAACCGAAGTCTCCAGATAG
- a CDS encoding DUF4331 family protein has protein sequence MNPYKFIGAGILLCLLGWSSLFASSHREAPLIANDPLADNTDVYAFRSPDDPNTVTLIANYVPFQLPHGGPNYYQFGENIRYEIHVDNDVSTQGDDIIYRFTFTKANQDPTTFFNIRLGAENLMTTYTVERSTDGGASFHSILSNGVVPPYNIGPRSIESPVGLGAHDYASLVQQAIHTTSDGEKIFAGPSDDPFFVDLGGVFDLGDTPRQNGRPKDGVACLNVSTIAIQVPISLLQKDGKDVSQAQNILDGDFVIGVWASASRQQIRTLNTDGSSSYSGNWVQVSRLGMPLTNEAVIPIGDKDEWNARTPYNENPAHFEYFFNPELGLYMDDALFGGAVPAFSPLRIQRNSLGAFDFGNGNDGLFGLKGSAAVAGTALDDAIFGTLLLPDAGKPRSVDLWPTFHTGVPNLAPYQLATGKNGNPLANGKPFINNFLPNGGDMLRLNMATPITDRHDPGFSSLGLVAAAASGLVDPNFASSPALEFIPNMDGFPNGRRLEDDVTRIELQAVSGIVLAAIGLWYDDFDPNDPNASPVTQDLLNVLTYTTGIEANDADFRRHFPYVQLPWSGTGKCSGEAVNYTQPDVLDPTQAISSFTLVNAGNNQDVQMLEDGDTLYIDQLPRSTFSVRANANPQVVGSVKFQALGQSRVENVFPYSLFGDRNGNYTGIPLTPGSIQITATPFSRRSARGTAGVPLSISLTILQSANQQAVNSFTLVNARNNQDIGPLTDGMTIDLASLPSRRLNVRANTNPQRVGSVKFESSRGNRTENVFPYALGGDRNGNYFDARLRVGTHRIKATPYSRSSARGDRGMSLEITIHIVDSRNSSYQNDTNLEGPTLSLYPNPVVNELQLSFENVELPGSVQLIDLTGKVLLSRTYDPAKQTSLNINVSEFPAGIYLIKTQSGNWSKVEQIVKQ, from the coding sequence ATGAATCCCTATAAATTTATAGGGGCTGGCATCTTACTGTGCCTACTCGGCTGGTCCTCGCTCTTCGCTTCCAGCCATAGAGAAGCCCCTCTGATCGCCAATGATCCATTGGCCGATAACACGGATGTGTATGCATTCCGTAGCCCAGACGACCCTAATACGGTTACCCTGATTGCGAACTACGTTCCTTTCCAACTGCCTCATGGCGGTCCCAATTATTATCAGTTTGGTGAAAATATCCGCTATGAAATTCATGTTGACAATGATGTGTCGACTCAAGGGGATGATATTATCTATCGTTTTACCTTTACCAAGGCCAATCAGGACCCCACTACTTTTTTCAATATCCGTTTGGGAGCTGAAAATCTCATGACAACCTATACGGTAGAAAGAAGTACAGATGGGGGAGCTAGTTTCCATAGCATTCTTTCCAATGGAGTTGTTCCGCCTTATAACATTGGACCTCGTTCTATCGAGTCTCCCGTAGGTTTGGGTGCTCATGATTATGCTTCCCTGGTTCAGCAAGCTATTCATACCACTTCTGACGGAGAGAAAATCTTTGCAGGTCCTTCGGATGATCCTTTTTTCGTGGATTTAGGAGGAGTTTTCGATTTGGGAGATACCCCTCGCCAAAACGGAAGGCCTAAGGATGGAGTTGCTTGTTTGAATGTAAGCACCATTGCTATTCAGGTTCCTATTTCTCTTTTGCAAAAGGATGGAAAGGATGTGTCTCAAGCACAAAATATCCTGGACGGTGACTTTGTGATCGGTGTATGGGCAAGTGCCAGCCGCCAGCAAATCAGAACCCTTAATACAGATGGAAGCAGCAGTTATAGCGGAAATTGGGTGCAGGTTTCTCGATTAGGAATGCCTTTAACCAATGAAGCAGTAATTCCAATCGGCGATAAAGATGAGTGGAATGCTCGTACGCCCTACAATGAAAACCCTGCTCACTTTGAGTATTTTTTCAATCCTGAATTAGGCCTGTACATGGATGATGCCCTCTTTGGAGGAGCTGTTCCTGCCTTTTCTCCCCTACGTATCCAAAGAAACTCTTTAGGAGCTTTTGATTTTGGCAATGGAAATGATGGATTGTTTGGATTAAAGGGTTCAGCTGCTGTAGCTGGAACTGCCCTGGATGATGCCATTTTCGGAACCCTCTTGCTTCCGGATGCGGGCAAGCCTCGTTCGGTGGACCTTTGGCCTACCTTCCATACCGGTGTACCTAATCTGGCTCCTTATCAGCTGGCTACCGGAAAAAATGGAAATCCATTAGCCAATGGAAAACCTTTCATCAATAACTTCCTGCCTAATGGGGGAGATATGCTTCGCTTAAACATGGCGACGCCTATTACAGATCGCCATGATCCGGGCTTTAGCTCCTTAGGATTGGTAGCTGCGGCTGCTTCGGGTTTGGTTGACCCAAATTTCGCTTCATCTCCTGCCCTGGAATTTATTCCTAATATGGATGGCTTCCCGAATGGTCGGAGATTAGAAGATGACGTTACCCGCATTGAACTGCAGGCAGTAAGTGGAATCGTATTGGCTGCAATAGGTCTTTGGTACGATGATTTCGATCCCAACGACCCCAATGCTTCACCTGTAACTCAGGATTTGTTGAATGTTTTGACTTATACAACCGGAATCGAAGCCAATGATGCGGATTTTCGCAGGCATTTTCCCTATGTACAATTGCCCTGGTCTGGAACCGGCAAATGTAGCGGAGAAGCTGTGAATTATACCCAGCCCGATGTACTTGATCCTACCCAAGCTATCTCCAGTTTTACCCTGGTGAATGCAGGAAATAACCAGGATGTACAGATGCTGGAAGATGGTGATACCCTCTACATAGACCAACTGCCAAGATCGACCTTTAGTGTAAGAGCCAATGCCAATCCTCAGGTCGTAGGAAGTGTAAAATTTCAGGCATTGGGGCAGAGTCGAGTAGAGAATGTTTTTCCATACTCTTTGTTTGGTGACAGAAACGGTAATTATACCGGCATTCCCCTAACACCCGGCAGCATACAAATTACTGCAACTCCATTTTCCAGAAGGAGTGCAAGAGGCACAGCAGGAGTACCCTTGAGTATTAGCCTGACTATTCTTCAATCTGCCAATCAGCAGGCGGTGAATAGCTTTACCCTGGTCAATGCAAGAAATAACCAGGACATCGGTCCACTGACGGATGGAATGACCATTGATTTGGCCAGCCTACCCAGCAGAAGGCTCAATGTAAGGGCGAATACCAATCCGCAAAGAGTAGGAAGTGTAAAGTTTGAGAGCTCCAGAGGGAATCGGACGGAAAATGTTTTTCCTTATGCCCTTGGCGGAGACAGAAACGGGAACTATTTCGATGCCCGATTGAGAGTGGGAACGCATAGAATCAAGGCGACTCCTTATAGTCGTTCGAGTGCCAGAGGAGATAGAGGGATGTCTTTGGAAATCACCATTCATATTGTGGATTCTCGAAACTCTTCTTATCAGAACGATACGAATCTCGAAGGTCCAACTTTGAGCCTGTATCCTAATCCGGTTGTGAATGAACTTCAACTTTCATTTGAAAACGTTGAATTGCCCGGAAGTGTGCAGCTTATCGATCTCACAGGCAAAGTTCTGCTGTCTCGAACCTATGATCCAGCCAAGCAGACTTCTCTGAATATCAATGTATCCGAGTTCCCTGCAGGTATTTATCTGATAAAAACCCAAAGCGGAAACTGGTCCAAAGTCGAACAAATAGTCAAGCAATAA
- a CDS encoding tetratricopeptide repeat protein, which translates to MKRFKQILIYILTISLSLALLYSCMDSKAHTQFFSAYDAHNIPELLERNAGLGSAEERQNSLNIYAGLKNELAKDHMNIDARLKLIQLFMLEARVGGEHGYYYPKALEQIEIILSFSPPKEDRFYALSLKSAILLSLHKFPQALAVATQARELNPYNAQIHGALVDAYVELGDYKSAVETSDKMVSLRPDLRSYARVSYLREIHGDVEGSIEAMHRAIQAAYPGYEESAWCRLTLGNLYENYGRIEEARMQYEQILKERTDYPFAIAALGDLAAKEGKYEEAKELLEKASSFIPEFSFYESLIGVYTELGMEEKATSTLEEVLIMLEDDTEKGHNMGMEFARLYLEEIKDYDKALSYGLEEARSRPENIDINKLLAGIYFKKGQWELAQNHIQKAGITQSNDPEFLCLKGLILREIGEEKAAKQLLKKALDSNPFLPEIWLEEIEG; encoded by the coding sequence ATGAAACGATTCAAACAAATCCTCATCTATATACTGACAATAAGCCTATCCCTGGCCCTCTTGTATTCCTGCATGGATTCGAAAGCGCATACACAATTCTTTTCGGCCTATGATGCCCACAATATTCCTGAATTATTGGAAAGGAATGCGGGTTTGGGTTCTGCTGAAGAGCGGCAGAATAGCCTGAATATTTATGCCGGGCTGAAAAATGAATTGGCAAAAGATCACATGAATATTGATGCTCGCCTGAAACTCATCCAGCTGTTTATGTTGGAAGCCCGGGTGGGAGGAGAACATGGATATTACTATCCCAAGGCCCTGGAGCAAATTGAAATCATCCTTTCCTTTAGCCCCCCAAAAGAAGATCGTTTTTACGCCCTTTCTTTAAAATCAGCTATCCTTTTATCTCTCCATAAATTCCCTCAGGCCCTGGCCGTTGCTACCCAGGCGAGAGAACTCAATCCCTACAATGCACAAATTCATGGGGCTTTGGTAGATGCTTATGTAGAATTGGGGGATTACAAATCGGCGGTAGAGACTTCGGATAAAATGGTTTCACTAAGGCCTGATTTGAGGTCTTATGCACGTGTTTCCTATCTGAGGGAGATTCACGGTGATGTGGAAGGATCCATAGAAGCCATGCATAGAGCCATCCAGGCAGCTTATCCCGGTTATGAAGAAAGCGCCTGGTGTAGGTTGACCCTGGGGAATCTGTATGAAAACTATGGGAGAATTGAAGAAGCAAGAATGCAATACGAGCAAATCCTGAAGGAAAGAACAGATTATCCTTTTGCCATTGCAGCTTTAGGAGATTTAGCGGCCAAAGAAGGTAAATATGAAGAGGCAAAAGAATTATTGGAAAAGGCCAGCAGCTTTATTCCAGAATTCTCCTTTTATGAATCCCTGATCGGAGTCTATACAGAACTGGGAATGGAAGAAAAAGCAACTTCAACTTTGGAAGAAGTTCTGATAATGTTGGAGGATGATACGGAGAAAGGGCACAATATGGGGATGGAATTTGCCCGCCTGTATCTGGAAGAAATTAAAGACTATGACAAAGCCCTTTCTTACGGGCTGGAAGAAGCACGAAGCAGACCTGAAAACATTGATATAAATAAACTCCTTGCCGGAATTTACTTTAAAAAAGGGCAATGGGAGTTGGCACAAAACCATATCCAAAAAGCCGGAATTACCCAAAGCAATGATCCCGAGTTCCTTTGTTTGAAAGGATTGATTCTAAGGGAAATTGGAGAAGAAAAAGCAGCAAAGCAACTACTCAAAAAAGCACTCGATAGTAACCCCTTTCTTCCTGAGATATGGTTGGAAGAAATAGAGGGATGA
- a CDS encoding Gfo/Idh/MocA family oxidoreductase translates to MTTKKQSRRKFLKHSAVAGVGLPLAMTSQSYANIIGANSRLNVAVVGTNGRGNALIRSAAATDNVRISYICDVDTRALEKGMKNAGKVSKGKIKPEKDFRRLLDDKNLDAIIIATPDHLHAPMSLWAMKAGKDVYVEKPCGHNPYEGEMLIEAQKKYGRTIQMGNQQRSGPKSIKGVQMIREGKIGKPYNGKAWYHNTRGSIGKGVKAPVPDWLDYELWQGPVPRMPYQDNLIHYNWHWFWHWGTGEICNNGTHEIDICRWALGVDYPTKVSSSGGRYHFEDDWQFYDTQYASFEFEGGKNIVWEGLSCNGLNTRGRGRGAIIQGTEGSILLDRNGYILYDKKGKVVEEEKEEQKSATTNTVGAGALDTFHMRNFAAAIRDGATQASNIVEGHKSVLMCHLGNISQRVGRSLKTDPKDGSIHGDAEAARMWSRDYEDGWDMVV, encoded by the coding sequence ATGACTACAAAAAAACAATCCAGAAGAAAATTCCTGAAACATTCTGCTGTCGCAGGAGTCGGGCTTCCATTAGCTATGACTTCCCAATCTTATGCAAATATTATAGGCGCTAATAGTCGCCTTAATGTAGCTGTAGTCGGCACAAATGGAAGAGGTAATGCCTTGATTCGCTCCGCAGCTGCTACGGATAATGTTCGTATCTCATATATCTGTGATGTTGATACACGCGCCCTGGAAAAAGGGATGAAAAATGCCGGAAAAGTTTCTAAAGGAAAAATCAAGCCAGAAAAAGATTTTCGAAGACTTTTGGATGACAAGAATCTGGATGCCATCATCATTGCTACCCCTGATCATTTGCATGCACCGATGAGCCTTTGGGCCATGAAAGCAGGCAAGGATGTCTATGTTGAAAAACCTTGTGGGCATAATCCATATGAAGGAGAGATGCTCATAGAGGCTCAGAAAAAATATGGGCGCACCATTCAGATGGGCAATCAGCAAAGATCTGGGCCCAAGTCGATCAAAGGGGTTCAAATGATCCGCGAGGGAAAAATTGGCAAGCCTTATAATGGAAAGGCCTGGTACCATAACACCAGGGGAAGTATCGGAAAAGGCGTGAAGGCTCCTGTACCTGACTGGTTGGATTATGAATTATGGCAAGGCCCTGTTCCTCGCATGCCCTATCAGGACAACCTGATTCACTACAATTGGCATTGGTTCTGGCATTGGGGCACCGGAGAAATCTGCAACAATGGAACCCATGAAATTGACATTTGTCGCTGGGCCCTTGGCGTTGATTATCCAACCAAAGTGAGCTCTTCAGGTGGACGCTACCACTTTGAAGATGACTGGCAATTTTATGATACTCAATATGCCAGTTTCGAATTTGAAGGAGGAAAAAACATTGTGTGGGAAGGCTTGAGTTGTAACGGACTCAATACTAGAGGAAGAGGGCGGGGAGCTATCATCCAGGGGACAGAGGGTTCTATACTCCTCGATAGAAACGGATATATTCTTTATGATAAAAAAGGCAAAGTAGTAGAAGAAGAAAAAGAAGAGCAAAAAAGCGCTACCACCAATACGGTTGGTGCTGGTGCTCTGGATACCTTCCATATGAGAAACTTTGCCGCTGCAATCAGAGATGGAGCCACCCAGGCTTCCAATATCGTCGAAGGACACAAGAGTGTACTCATGTGCCACCTGGGGAATATCTCTCAGAGAGTAGGAAGAAGTTTGAAAACCGATCCTAAAGATGGAAGTATCCATGGAGATGCTGAAGCGGCTCGTATGTGGAGCAGGGACTATGAGGATGGATGGGATATGGTCGTTTAA
- a CDS encoding anti-sigma factor, protein MTDPKEYISSGILELYVSGKLSESEADEVRRMADKHPEVQAEIQAIEESLAALAPVFSRKPQRDLLAGIMDQIEEETPVIKLGDENSSSGFKFRWMAIAAAIALLISLAMNLFQFRQIQDANNQIASLDQRIEEMAIENDVFASQIQRSSTQIKILTSPHYKEVLMTGTVASPGSLATVYYSKSDKKVFLNTGNLSNTDQNKQFQLWAIIDGKPVDAGVFDPAEGLIELNPMEGEIAAFAVTLEKRGGSTTPSLDMMYVSGGLS, encoded by the coding sequence ATGACGGATCCGAAGGAATACATATCGTCCGGTATACTGGAACTCTATGTGAGTGGGAAGCTAAGCGAAAGCGAAGCGGATGAGGTGCGTCGTATGGCTGATAAACACCCAGAGGTGCAGGCAGAAATTCAGGCGATTGAAGAAAGTTTAGCAGCACTCGCTCCTGTTTTCAGTAGAAAACCTCAAAGAGATTTGCTGGCAGGAATTATGGATCAGATCGAAGAGGAAACCCCTGTCATTAAATTAGGAGATGAAAATTCCTCTTCCGGCTTTAAATTCCGATGGATGGCCATAGCTGCTGCCATTGCCTTGTTGATAAGCCTTGCGATGAATTTGTTTCAGTTTCGACAGATTCAGGATGCGAATAATCAAATAGCCAGTCTTGATCAAAGGATCGAGGAAATGGCTATAGAGAATGATGTCTTTGCCAGCCAAATTCAAAGAAGTAGTACCCAAATAAAGATTCTGACAAGTCCACATTATAAGGAAGTGCTGATGACTGGGACTGTTGCCTCGCCTGGCTCTTTGGCTACTGTTTATTATAGCAAATCAGACAAAAAGGTATTCCTCAATACCGGTAATCTTAGTAATACAGATCAGAACAAGCAGTTTCAGCTTTGGGCCATAATTGATGGTAAGCCAGTCGATGCAGGAGTTTTTGATCCCGCAGAAGGCTTGATCGAGTTGAATCCCATGGAAGGTGAAATAGCAGCCTTTGCTGTAACCCTCGAAAAACGTGGAGGCAGTACTACTCCAAGTCTGGATATGATGTATGTCTCAGGAGGACTTTCCTGA
- a CDS encoding sigma-70 family RNA polymerase sigma factor, whose protein sequence is MKALTHIEKQIVELLRQGDKSAIRMIYENYSEVLYGVIFQMIKNDPESEDVFQESVLKIWRFAKSYDSSKGRLFTWMVNICRNTAIDKMRSKGFKNQNKIQSKEKLVDIAERIGEEGFNPDQIGIREKVAKLDPKFLAVIQVVYFEGYSHAEAAQKLEIPLGTLKTRVRQGLNELRKIMKE, encoded by the coding sequence TTGAAGGCACTCACACATATTGAAAAACAGATCGTCGAACTACTCCGTCAGGGAGACAAGTCCGCGATCCGTATGATCTATGAGAACTATTCAGAGGTTCTGTATGGAGTGATCTTTCAAATGATTAAAAACGATCCTGAATCGGAGGATGTCTTTCAGGAATCTGTCTTAAAGATTTGGCGATTTGCTAAATCTTATGATTCGAGCAAAGGGCGTCTATTTACCTGGATGGTAAACATCTGCCGAAACACTGCCATTGATAAAATGAGGTCGAAGGGATTTAAAAATCAAAATAAAATCCAGAGCAAAGAAAAGCTCGTAGATATAGCGGAGAGGATAGGAGAAGAAGGATTTAATCCGGACCAAATTGGCATCCGAGAAAAGGTAGCCAAGCTGGATCCGAAATTTTTAGCAGTAATTCAGGTCGTATATTTTGAAGGTTATTCTCATGCGGAAGCTGCTCAGAAACTGGAAATACCCTTAGGAACTCTGAAAACGAGGGTGCGACAGGGACTGAATGAGTTGAGAAAAATTATGAAAGAATAA
- the rnr gene encoding ribonuclease R produces the protein MEKRILSFLKENKSQAFSSKQIASLTGIWSDLTNNQIRSYLDALADDGRVQYLDKGKYQYLFKSTLISGKIEVTRSGAGYLLMEDGPDIYIHPKNIDKALHGDFVKVKRISKRSKDKKPEGKVVEILQRVRTEFVGVVEEGFGGSYFLLADDPRIKQDFYIAPKNLNGAKDGEKVHARFLNWENRSPEVEVIKVLGEAGEHNTEMHAILFQYGFDPSFPPQVEAEAEAIKEEIPAKEYKQRRDMRKVTTFTIDPHDAKDFDDALSFQVLENGNYEVGVHIADVSYYVKPDSPIDREAFKRATSVYLVDRTVPMLPEKLSNKVCSLRPHEEKLTYSAVFEMDKSAKVVNYWVGRTVTYSDHRFNYDQAQDVIEGKSEGPFKEEMGILHDLAQKLRSKRMKTGSIEFESNEVKFELDENDRPIRVIKKEMKDSNHLIEDFMLLANRTVARHIFQLQKNPPLPSVYRIHDHPNPDKLASLQEFVKAFGHQVDFQGSENTSDKLNSLLSKVKGSPEQNVIETIAVRSMAKAIYSINNVGHFGLGFEFYSHFTSPIRRYPDLMLHRLITNYHNKVYRENPNVMEEACKHCSDRERTAAEAERASIKYKQVEFLEDKVGAEFNGIISGVIESGIFVQLEENLCEGFVPAHSMDDDYYAFDEATYSMVGRDTDTRLRLGDPVRVEITGTDMKRRTIDMALVEQL, from the coding sequence ATGGAAAAAAGAATTTTGAGCTTCCTCAAAGAAAATAAATCACAAGCTTTTTCGAGTAAACAAATTGCCTCTCTGACTGGAATCTGGTCAGATTTGACCAATAATCAGATTCGATCATACCTGGATGCATTAGCGGATGATGGTCGAGTTCAATATCTGGATAAAGGAAAATATCAATACCTCTTTAAATCTACACTTATTAGTGGAAAAATAGAGGTAACAAGAAGTGGAGCTGGTTATCTTCTCATGGAGGATGGACCGGATATCTACATTCACCCCAAAAATATAGACAAGGCCTTACATGGCGATTTTGTCAAAGTAAAACGCATCAGCAAACGTAGCAAAGACAAAAAGCCTGAAGGAAAAGTAGTGGAGATTCTCCAGCGAGTTCGAACCGAATTTGTCGGGGTAGTTGAAGAAGGTTTTGGCGGTTCTTACTTTCTGCTTGCGGACGATCCAAGAATCAAACAGGACTTTTACATTGCTCCGAAAAACCTGAACGGTGCCAAAGATGGAGAGAAAGTACATGCCCGATTTTTGAATTGGGAGAATCGATCTCCTGAGGTAGAGGTCATAAAGGTATTAGGGGAAGCCGGAGAGCATAATACAGAGATGCATGCCATCCTTTTCCAATACGGATTTGATCCTAGTTTTCCTCCTCAAGTAGAAGCTGAAGCCGAGGCAATCAAAGAAGAAATACCTGCGAAAGAATACAAGCAAAGGAGGGACATGCGTAAGGTAACGACCTTTACCATAGATCCGCATGATGCCAAAGACTTTGACGATGCTCTTTCTTTTCAGGTCCTGGAAAATGGGAATTATGAAGTTGGGGTTCACATCGCAGATGTATCCTATTACGTCAAACCTGATAGCCCTATAGATAGGGAGGCTTTTAAAAGAGCCACCTCAGTATATCTGGTAGATCGTACGGTTCCCATGTTACCAGAAAAGCTTTCTAATAAAGTATGTTCTCTTCGCCCACATGAAGAAAAACTGACCTATTCGGCGGTTTTTGAAATGGATAAAAGTGCCAAAGTGGTCAATTATTGGGTGGGCAGAACCGTAACCTATTCAGATCATCGCTTCAATTATGATCAAGCTCAAGATGTCATAGAAGGAAAATCAGAAGGTCCTTTTAAAGAGGAGATGGGAATCTTGCACGATCTGGCACAAAAACTACGATCGAAGCGGATGAAAACTGGAAGTATTGAATTTGAAAGTAATGAAGTAAAATTCGAGCTGGATGAAAATGATCGTCCCATCCGCGTGATCAAGAAGGAGATGAAAGATTCTAATCATTTGATTGAGGACTTTATGCTGCTGGCAAACAGAACGGTTGCCCGTCATATTTTCCAACTTCAAAAGAATCCTCCCCTACCCTCGGTTTACCGAATCCATGACCATCCCAATCCAGACAAACTTGCAAGCTTGCAGGAATTTGTGAAAGCCTTTGGGCATCAGGTGGATTTCCAGGGAAGTGAGAACACCTCTGACAAATTGAATTCCTTGCTGTCCAAAGTGAAGGGTTCACCCGAACAAAACGTCATAGAAACCATCGCTGTGAGATCTATGGCCAAGGCAATTTATTCAATCAATAATGTGGGGCATTTTGGACTCGGTTTTGAGTTTTATTCTCATTTTACCAGTCCGATCCGTCGCTATCCTGATTTGATGTTGCATCGCCTTATCACCAACTATCACAATAAGGTATATCGGGAAAATCCCAATGTGATGGAAGAAGCGTGTAAGCATTGTTCGGATCGTGAAAGAACTGCAGCCGAAGCTGAGAGAGCATCCATAAAATACAAGCAGGTAGAGTTCCTGGAGGATAAAGTGGGTGCTGAGTTTAATGGAATTATCTCAGGGGTAATTGAGTCTGGAATCTTTGTTCAACTGGAGGAAAATCTTTGTGAAGGTTTCGTTCCAGCCCATAGCATGGATGATGATTATTATGCCTTCGATGAAGCGACCTATTCTATGGTCGGCAGGGATACGGATACTCGCTTAAGATTGGGAGATCCCGTGCGGGTTGAAATCACCGGAACGGATATGAAAAGGCGTACCATCGATATGGCTTTGGTAGAGCAACTCTAG